The window GCTGACGGCGCCGATCCCCGGCACCCTGCAAAAATGGAACGTCGAAGATGGCGCGCAAGTTGCCGAAGGCGAGGCGGTCGCCGTGATAGAGGCCATGAAGATGGAAACCCGGGTGCTGGCGCCGAAGGCCGGCCGCATCTCCATCAAGGCCGCACAAGGCGCGGTGGTCGCGCTCGGTGCGGAGCTGGCAACGATAGAGTGACGGATAGGCAAATCGGATGGTGACCATTCTCGACACGATCAATCCCGACGCCAAGCGCGTGCGCCATCCGGAGAAGGCGCATCGGCCGGATACGGAAGTCATGCGCAAGCCGGACTGGATCCGCGTCAAGGCGCCGACCTCCAAGGGTTATGCCGAGACGCGGGCGATCGTGAAGGAGCACAAGCTCGTCACCGTCTGCGAAGAGGCGGGTTGCCCGAATATCGGCGAGTGCTGGGACAAGAAGCACGCCACCTTCATGATCATGGGCGAGATCTGCACCCGCGCCTGCGCCTTCTGCAACGTCTCAACCGGCAAGCCGAACGCACTCGATATGGCCGAGCCTGAGAACGTCGCCAAGGCCGTCAAGGAAATGGGCCTCAGCCACGTCGTCATCACTTCGGTCGACCGCGATGATCTGGCAGATGGTGGTGCCGAACATTTCGAAAAGGTGATCTGGGCGATCCGCGCCGTCTCGCCGATGACGACGGTCGAGATCCTGACGCCCGACTTCCTGAAGAAGCCGGGCGCCTTGGAACGCGTCGTCGCCGCCAAGCCCGATGTCTTCAACCACAATATGGAAACGGTCCCCGGCAACTATCTGACGGTCCGCCCCGGCGCCCGCTATTTCCATTCCATCCGGCTCTTGCAGCGGGTGAAGGAACTCGATCCGACCATGTTCACCAAGTCGGGCATCATGGTCGGCCTTGGCGAGGAGCGCAACGAGGTGCTGCAGCTGATGGACGACCTGCGCACCGCCGATGTCGATTTCCTCACGATCGGCCAGTATCTGCAGCCGACCCGCAAGCACCACAAGGTCGAAAGCTTCGTCACCCCCGAGGAATTCAAGTCCTACGAGACGGTCGCCTACAGCAAGGGCTTCCTGATGGTCGCCTCCAGCCCGCTGACCCGCTCCTCCCACCATGCCGGCGACGACTTTGCCCGGCTGAGGGCGGCGCGCGAAAAAGCCCGGCGACCGCAGCGAGATCCCGTACCCGGGAACGGGAGGCCCCTCGATTGCGCAATGGGTGTGATTTGACCGTCGGACGGACGAAGCACGCAAGGGAAAGATCATGTCAACGATAGCCATGCCGGAGCCGCGTGCTGACATTCTGGCGCGCTTGCCTCAGATCATTGCCGAACTGGAAGCCGCCTTGCCCAAAGGCACCGTCATCTCGGATCCGCAGGAGACCCGGGCCTATGAATGTGACGCACTGACAGCCTATCGCTGTCCGCCGCTTGCGGTCGTCTTGCCGCGCAGCACCGAGGAGGTCGCGACAGCGATGCGTGTCTGCTATGAGCGCCGCGTCCCCGTCGTGCCTCGCGGGGCAGGGACCTCGCTCGCCGGCGGCGCCTTGCCCACCGCAGATAGCGTCGTTATCAGCACGATCCGGCTGCGCGAGATCCTCGAAGTCGACACGGCAAACCGGTTTATCCGGGTCCAGACCGGTGTCACCAATCTTGCCGTGAGTGCCGAACTGGACGCGGATGGATTTTTCTACGCGCCCGACCCATCGTCGCAGCTTGCCTGCACGATTGCCGGCAATATTGCGATGAATTCAGGGGGCGCCCACTGCCTCAAATACGGCGTCACCACGAACAATCTGATGGGCCTTCGCATGGTGCTGCCGAGCGGCGAAGTCGTCGAGCTGGGTGGGCCGTTTTTGGGGACGACCGGTCTTGATATTCTCGGACTCTTGTGTGGTTCCGAAGGCCAGCTCGCGATCATCACCGAGGCGACCTTGAAGATAGTGCCCAAGGCCGAAGGCGCCCGGCCGATGTTGATCGGTTTCGAAAGCGCCGAGATTGCCGGTGAATGCGTCGGCCGCATCATCCGCTCCGGTCTGCTGCCGGTGGCGATCGAATATATGGACGATGTGTGCCTGCGCGCGGTCGAAGCATTTGCCAAAGCCGGATATCCCGCCTGCGCCGCCGTTCTGATCGTCGAGGTCGAGGGATCAGAAGAGGAGATCGACGAGCAAACGCAGCGCATTCGCGCCATCGCCGAAGCGCTGGGAGCGGTAGAGTTTCGCAGCAGCCGAAACGCCGATGAATCGCTCGCGATCTGGAAAGGCCGCAAGTCTGCATTTGGTGCCATGGGTCGTCTCGGCGACTACCTGTGCCTCGACGGAACGGTGCCGGTTTCGAAACTCCCCTATACGCTGAAGCGCATCGGCGAGCTCTCAAGGCAATACGGCCTGGAAGTCGCCAACGTCTTTCATGCCGGTGACGGAAACATGCATCCGCTCATCTTGTTCAACGCCAACGCGCCGGGCGAGTTGGAGCGCGCCGAAGCTTTCGGCGCCGACATTCTTCGTCTTTGCGTTGACGTTGGCGGTTGCCTGACCGGCGAGCATGGGGTCGGCATCGAAAAGCGCGATCTCATGACCGCACAATTCAACATGACGGACATGGACATCCAGATGGCGATCAAGGACGTCTTCGATCCGGCCTGGCTGTTAAACGCTGCCAAAGTCTTTCCCCTTGAGGTGAGTAGGCCCTACCGCGAGAGAGCTCGATCACGATGACAGACGGCAACATGCTTGCATCCGTAGAGACCGTCTTCGCCCCCGCGGACGAACTTGAACTTTCCGCCTTCCTCGATGAGGCCCACAAGACGGAAAAAGCGCTCCACATCATGGGTGGCGGCACTCGCCTGAAGCCGAGTTTTCCATTCGAAACCACCACGCTGACGACCCGGCGCCTCAGCGGCATCCTGACCTACGAACCTGGTGCCATGACGCTGATCGCCCGAGCGGGGACGCCCGTTGAGGAAATCGAGGCGGTGCTTGCCATAGAGGGCCAGGCACTGGCTTTCGAGCCCATGGATCATCGTACCGTTCTTAACACGGGCGGTGTTCCAACCATCGGCGGCGTGGTTGCGACCAATGCGTCAGGGCCGCGGCGCGTCCAGATCGGCGCCTGCAGAGACCATCTGCTTGGGGTTCGCTTTGCCGATGGCCGGGGCCGGATCATCAAGAACGGCGGCCGGGTGATGAAGAACGTCACGGGTCTCGATCTTGGCAAACTTCTCTGTGGTTCCTTTGGCACACTAGGCGTCCTGACGGAAGTGGCCATAAAGACGCTGCCAGCACCCGAAAGCGAGCTGTCGGTCGGCTTCAACAATGTGTCGGTGTCGGAAGCGAGCCGGATTTTTCAAACCGTGCTTGCAAGCCCCATGGAGATTTCCGGCGCCGCCTTTCGATCCGGGACTGCTTGGCTGCGGATCGAGGGGCGCTCCAAGCAGGTCAAATACAGGCGCGAAAAGATATTCGACCTGCTACCTCACTATAATATCGACTTTCTCTACGATGTTGTGAGCAAGGACCTGTGGAGCCGGCTGCGAGATCTGCACCACTTTGACGACCCGCAGTTGCCGCTGTGGCGAATCCTGGTCAAGCCGACGGATGCGTCGATCGTCGCATCCGCACTCGAGAACCTTGGAGGAACCGTATCGCTCGATTGGGGAGGCGGGCTGATCTGGTTCGCGGGGCAGGCGGACGCGCTTGAGGTTCGCAGGGCCTGCGGCACCGGACAGGCCTTGTTGATGCGCAATGAAAGCCCATTTTGCGGCCCGAGGTTCGCGCCTGAGGGCAAAGCTGTTGCTCGCCTTTCGAAGGCATTGCGCAACCAGTTCGATCCCGCCGCAATCCTGAACCGCGGTTTGATGGACAGCTAGATGCAGACGAATTTCAATCAGACCCAGCTTTCAGACCCGGCTATACGCACATCAAACGAGATCCTGCGGTCCTGCGTCCATTGCGGCTTCTGCACGGCAACCTGCCCGACATATCGTGTGCTGGGCGATGAACTCGACAGTCCGCGCGGCCGGATCTACCTGATCAAGGATATGCTGGAAAACGACAGGGGTCCCGACGACGCAACCGTAAAGCACATCGACCGTTGCCTTAGTTGTCTCAGTTGCATGACGACATGCCCTTCCGGCGTGAACTATATGCACCTGATCGATCACGCGCGCGATTATATCGAGAAGAATTATACTCGCCGCTGGGACGATCGGGCCTTACGATGGCTGCTGGCCCGGATATTGCCGTATCCTCAGCGGTTCCGCTGGGCCTTGACCGCAGCCAAATTGGCCCGCCCCCTGCGGCGCCTTGTTCCCGATGTCCGGTTGCGGGCGATGCTGGAGATGGTGCCGGAGAGCATCCCCAAGGTCAGCAACAACGACAGGCCACAAGTATTTCCTCCAAAAGGCGAGCGGCGCAAACGCGTGGCTCTTCTGATCGGCTGCGCCCAGCGTGCGCTGAACACGGATATCAACGACGCAACGATCAGGCTTCTGACCCGCCACGGCTGCGAGGTGGTCGTTGCGAAAGGCATCGGCTGCTGCGGAGCGCTCACGCATCACATGGGTAAGGCCGAGGAAAGTCACGCCATGGCCAGCGCCAACATTCGGGCCTTGGTTCGGGAGCTTGATGGGGGAGGGCTGGATTCCATCGTCATCAACACGTCCGGATGCGGGACCACCGTCAAAGACTACGGACATATGTTCCGAAACGGCCCGATGGCGGCCGACGCTGAGCGCGTTTCGGCGATTGCCAGGGATGTCACCGAAGTCATGGCGGTTATCGGGCTCGAGGACGCTGGGCACGCCGATCCGCTTCGCGTCGCCTATCACGGCGCCTGCTCCCTGCAGCATGGCCAGCAAATTCGCGCCCAGCCGAAGGATCTCCTGAAATCAGCAGGCTTCGATGTGGTCGAGCCGCGCGATTCCCACATCTGCTGCGGTTCGGCGGGCACCTATAATCTGCTACAGCCGGCAATATCGAAGCAACTGCAATCCCGCAAAGTCGCAACCATCGAGGCCGTTCGCCCGCAACTGATCAGCACCGGCAATATCGGCTGCATGATGCAGATCGGTTCGAGTACCGAGCTTCCAATCGTCCACACCGTTGAACTGCTGGATTGGGCAACCGGCGGGCCAAAACCGAGAGGTCTTTCCAAGCTTCAATCCGGGCGACCGGATCTGCGCGGTGGTTGAGATCGTGAGGCTATCCGCCCCCCAATCTGCGAGAAACGGTTTTCGCAGCTCCGGCGACGCGCTCGCCGATTTGCCTGATGAGCCGGTCAGGCATTCGATGCGTTGGGCCGGAGACGGATATGCCGGCCACCGCTTCGCCGTGTACGTTCAAGATCGGCGCGGCGACGCAGCGCATGCCTTTGGTCCGCTCCTCATCGTCAATCGCATAGCCGCGCTCCCGGCTGACGATCAGTTCCTCTTTCAGCTGTGCGACCGAGCGCGCGGTATTTTCGGTAAACCGCTTCAAAGTGGAAGTCTTGAACAGGGCAGAAAGGCGACCATCATCATAGGTGCTGAGCAACGCCTTCCCGATGCCGGATGCATGAAGCGGCGACAGAGTTCCGGGCGGAAAAAAGGCGCGTATGGATTCATGTGTCTCGACCTGGCTGATGAAGAGAATATTCCCGTCCTTCTCTATGCCGAGGTTCGACGTCTCTCCTGTCTCCAGCATCAATTCGCGCATGATCGGGCGGCTTCGTTCGACGACATTGGATCGGCGCAGAAATGCCGCTCCGGTGCGGTAGGCTTCCGGGCCGATGAACCAGACCTGCCGATCAGGGCTGATCTCGACGAACTCGCGGCGTTCGAGCGTGGCGAGAACGCGATGCATCGTCGCGGGCGATTGATCGAGATGGGCAGAAAGTTCAGACAGTGTCATTCCTTCCGGCGACGCCAGCGCCTCCAAGACATCCAGAGCGCGATCGAGCGACTGTATGACGCTTGAGGACTGGGGTTCGTTGAACGATTTCGGGCGCCCTCGCCGTCGGTTTAAGTTTTGCATCGATCACCCTCGCAATTGCAGGCTTTTATCGTTAAATGAAAAATGAATTCACGCAATGAAAAATATTAACATATTGAAATTCCATATAAAATACCAAATTATTACACGATTGAAAATATTTTTCAAAAAAATATATCTTTGCGCAAACCCATGTTATCTAGTTTGAAAACACAGGAGGATGCATAACATGTACGGACAAAATCCGGTTTTCATCCCAGGCCCCACGAACATGCCGGAAATCCTGCGCAAGGCGGCGGACATGCCGACCATGGACCATCGTTCATCGATGTTCGGCGAAATACTTCATCCCGCTCTGGCGGGTGTGAAACAGGTTCTCAAAACCGAAACTGCTTCCGTTTTCATTTTTCCTGCCACGGGCAGCGGGGGATGGGAGACGGCGATCACGAATACGTTGAGCCCGGGCGATCGCGTCCTGGCTGGCCGACACGGCATGTTCAGCCATAAGTGGATCGACATGTGCCGGCGCTACCAGCTGAAAGTCGATGCTATCGAGTCCTCCTGGCACGACGGCGTCCCGCTGGCGCAATACGAGGAACTTCTTAACGGCGACAAGGCGCACGAGATCAAGGCCGTTCTCGTTACCCACAACGAAACCGCGACCGGCGTCAAGTCCGACGTTGCAGCGGTGCGCAGGCTGCTGAATGCCGCCAATCATCCAGCTCTGCTACTCGTCGACGGCGTCAGCTCCATCGCTTCGATGGACTTTCGAATGGATGAATGGGGCGTCGATGTTGCCGTGACCGGGTCGCAGAAGGGATTCATGCTGCCTGTCGGTCTGGCGATTACCGCCTTTTCAGCCAAGGCCATGGCGGCACTGGAAACGGCGAAATTTCCGCGGGCCTTCTTCGACGTGCGCGATATGGCCAAGGGCTATTCGACCAACGGCTACCCCTATACGCCGTCGGTCGGGCTCCTGAACGGTCTCAAAGTATCGACGGAGCTTCTTCTTCAAGAGGGTCTGGAGAACGTTTTTGCGCGGCACAGGCGCATCGCCTCCGGCGTTCGCGCCGCGGTTCGGGCCTGGCGGCTTGAGCTCTACGCCGCGCGCGAGGAGCTCTATTCCGACACGGTCACCGCGGTTCAGACGCCTGCCGGTTTCGATGCCTCCCGGTTTGTCACGCACGCTGCGACAAAATACGACGTCGCCTTCGGTGCTGGCCTCGGAGACGTCGCGGGTAAGGTGTTCCGCATCGGTCACGTCGGCAGCATGACGGATGTGATGGCGCTGTCCGGTATTGCCACGGCCGAGATGGTCATGGTCGACCTCGGCCTCAACATCAAACTCGGCTCCGGCGTTGCCGCGGCACAGGCAATCTACCGCAATAGCCAAAGCTCCGCGTTTTACATGGTAGCCTGAGGTCTGATCCAGATGTACATACCCACTCTATCCGACATGTTTGAAGCCCATCAGCGCATCAAACCGCACATCCATCGCACGCCTGTCCTTACCTCGACATTCATCGACACGCTTGCCGGTGCCAATCTGTTTTTTAAATGCGAGAACCTGCAGAAAGCCGGTGCCTTCAAGGCCCGTGGCGCTTCCAATGCGGTCTTTGGCCTCAGCGAAGAGCAAGCGGCGAGGGGCGTTGCCACCCATTCGTCCGGCAACCATGGCACCTGCCTATCCTATGCCGCCGGGCGCCGAGGAATTCCGTGCACCGTCGTCATGCCGCGGACGGCGCCGCAAGCCAAAAAGGACGCGGTGCGGGGCTACGGCGGCCAGGTCGTCGAATGCGAACCGTCGACGTCGTCGCGCGAGGCGGTTTTCGCCGAGGTCGTCGCCGAAACGGGCGCCGAATTCGTTCATCCCTATAACGACGCCCGCGTCATCGCCGGCCAGGCGACATGCTCGAAGGAGCTGATAGAGCAGGTCGATGACCTGGACGCGGTGATTGCACCCATCGGCGGCGGCGGCATGGTATCGGGCACCTGCCTGACGCTGACAAATCTTGCGCCAAGGGTGAAGATCTATGCCGCCGAACCCGAACAGGCCGACGATGCCTATCGTAGCTTCAAGGCCGGACACATCATCGCCGACGACGCGCCCAACACCATCGCGGACGGTTTGAAAGTTCCGCTGAAAGAGCTGACCTGGCACTTCGTAAAGAACAATGTCAGCGACATCCTCACCGCATCGGAGACTGACATCATCGACGCCATGAAGCTCATCTGGAAGCGTATGAAGATCGTCATGGAACCGTCGAGCGCCGTTCCGCTGGCGGCCATTCTGAAGAACAAACACCTGTTTTCCGGCAAGCGCATCGGCATCATCGTCACCGGCGGCAATGTCGATCTCGACACGTTACCCTGGCAATAAGGGAGAGGTAAATGAACATGCAAGCAAACTTCGACGGCCTTCAAGTCGGCTATGATGTACCGGCTCTGCCGGGAATGAGTGTCGAGGACATCCAGACGCCGTGTCTGATCCTCGATCTCGACGCGCTGGAGCGAAACATCCGGAAGATGGGTGACTACGCCAAAGCGCACAATATGCGTCATCGCGCCCATGGCAAGATGCACAAGTCCGTGGACGTCATGCGCCTCCAAGAGCAATTGGGCGGAGCCATCGGCGTATGCTGCCAAAAAGTGTCCGAAGCGGAGGTCTTCGTCAGAGGCGGGATCCGGGACGTCCTCGTCTCCAACCAGGTGCGCGATCCGCTGAAGATCGATCGCCTTGCGCGACTTCCCCAGCAGGGCGCCAGGATAATCGTATGCGTCGACGACCCGGACAATGTCGCTGAACTGTCCACCGCAGCCCAGAAACATGGCACCTCTCTGGATTGCTTCGTTGAAATCGACTGCGGCGCCGGTCGGTGCGGGGTCACCACGAGTTCGGCCGTTGTCGCGCTTGCTCGCGCTATCGATGCGGCTCCAGGCCTCCGCTTTGCCGGCATCCAGGCCTATCAGGGCGCCATGCAGCACATCGACAAGTATGAAGACCGCAAGCTCAAGCTCGACGTCGCCATTGCACAGGTGAAGGACGCCGTCGAAGCTCTGAAGAGCGGCGGCCTGGAGCCTGAACTGGTGAGCGGCGGCGGTACCGGCAGCTACTACTTCGAGAGCAATTCCGGGGTCTATAACGAGCTGCAATGCGGAAGCTATGCTTTCATGGACGCCGACTACGGGCGCATCCAGGACAAGGACGGCAACCGGATTGACAAGGGCGAATGGGAAAACGCGCTCTTTCTGTTGACCACCGTGATGAGCCACGCGAAGGCCGACAAGGCGATTTGCGACGCTGGCCTAAAGTCACAGTCGGTCGATTCCGGTCTGCCTTTCGTCTATGGCCGCAGCGACGTGAAATATGTCAAATGCACCGACGAACACGGCGTCATCGAAGATCCGCATGGCGTCCTGAAGATAAACGAGAAGCTTCGTCTTGTTCCCGGCCATTGCGATCCGACCTGCAATGTCCACGACTGGTATGTTGGCGTCCGCAACGGCAAGGTCGAAACACTTTGGCCGGTATCGGCGAGAGGCAAGGCGTATTGAGATGATCATCGTTCCAGAGCGCGCAATTGCAGATCTGATTGGATCGGCCGAATGCTTTACCGCTGTAGAACAGGTGTTCGCCGCCATGGCCAGAAAATCGGCCTATAATTTCCCGGTGGTCCGCGAATCGATAGGATATGCAGATGCGCTCTACGGATTCAAATCGGGTTTCGACCGGGAGAGCCTCTCTCTCGGTCTGAAATCCGGAGGTTTTTGGCCGAAAAATGCGGAAAAGGGCCTGACCAACCACCAATCGACGGTATTCCTGTTCGACGCGGACACCGGGCGATGCCGTGCTGTGGTGGGCGGAAATCTGCTGACCGCATTACGGACCGCAGCGGCGTCTGCAATCTCGATCAAATATCTGGCCCGTGAAGACGCGAAGATCCTCGGCATTATCGGCGCCGGACATCAATCAACCTTCCAGCTAAGGGCAGCAGTCCAGCAGCGAAACTTCGAGAAGGTGGTTGCCTGGAACTATCATCCGGAAATGCTGACTCGCCTCGAGGACGTTGCGAAAGAGGTCGGCTTACCCTTCGAAGCCGTCGATCTCCACAGGCTCGGAGCAGAGGCCGACGTGATCATTTCCATAACCTCGTCATTCAGGCCCAGCCTGATGGCCTCCCAGGTTCGTCCAGGCACGCATCTGGCGTGTATGGGAACCGATACCAAGGGCAAGCAGGAGGTGGACGCCAAGCTGGTGGCTGCGTCTTCGCTCTTCACCGATGAAGTGGCGCAGGCGATAACCATCGGCGAATGCCAGCATGCCATCGCCGCTGGCCTGATCGCTGCAGAAGACATTCTTGAGATTGGCGCTGTCATCACAGGCGAAGAGAAAGGGCGCCGCTCAGCCGACGACATTACCTTGTTCGACGGAACAGGCGTCGGATTGCAGGATCTTGCGGTGGCCTCGGCTGTCGTCGACCTAGCCGTGTCGAAAGGTGTGGCGATCGAAGTCGACTTCTGATCGGCGGCGGTCATCCGTAGGCGCAAACTCCTCGTCAAGACTGAGCAGATAGCCGACAAACTCTATCGAGCCGCAGCGTTTCCGCAACAGAGATTGTTCGAGAGGGATCGGTTCCGGATCCCTTATGTTCGCGAACCAGCATGAGGTTTTTCCGGGATTTTGCGGCATCGATTAACAGACTGCAGGATAACATTCGCCTTCAGGCCGATGCTCCGCTCATTGGTTGCTTCCTCGCTCTATCCCCGAGCTTGCCATCGCTGGACTGCAGAAGGAAACTCGGCCGACCTCAGTCAGCCGAGCCGGGTGCGCGGCTGGACCTGCTACGATGCCAACGCGTATTGTTGAGCACCGTATGCATTGAAGCTGCGGGTCTTGAATTGGCGAACCAACGTGGCAAGCCTTTCTGTTTCTTGGGTCAGACTCTGTGCGGCCGCAGTCGTCTGCTCGACCATGGCTGCATTCTGCTGCGTCACCTTGTCCATCTGATCGCCGGCGGCTGAAACCTCCCGCAAGCTGAGCGCCTGCTCGCGAGCCGATACGGCGATCTCGGAGACGGTGGCGCTCATCGCGCCAACCTGCATGACAATCTGCTTCAACGACACACCGGACTCGCCGACGAGTTGTACTCCTGCTTCAACTTGACCAGACGAGGTCGAGATGAGTTGCTTGATCTCCTTGGCGGCAGTGGCGGATCGCTGAGCCAACTCCCGCACTTCCTGCGCAACGACAGCAAAGCCTTTGCCCGCTTCGCCGGCCCTGGCCGCCTCGACCCCTGCGTTGAGCGCGAGCAAATTTGTCTGAAAGGCGATTTCATCGATCACGCCGATGATATTGCCGATCCGTGACGACGAATTCTGGATTTCATTCATGGCGACGATTGCACGCCTGACGATTTCACCGCCTTTTTCGGCATTGGTACGTGCCGTTGCGACTGCCTCCTGAGCACGACTTGCGCCCTCAGCCGTTCCGTTGACGCCCCGGGTGACATCTCCAAGGGCGGCAACCGTTTCTTCGAGCGAGGCAGCCTGCTGTTCCGTACGGCGAGCAAGATCGTTCGATGCCATGGAAATTTCGTCGAGCCCGGACCTGATGGTGCCGACAGTCTGCACGACGGCACCGAAGACCTCTTCCAAGCTGGCCACCGAATCGTTGAAACGATCGAGGATTGCGGTGTAGCGCACGTCGACGTGTCCGACTCTTGCGGTAAGATCGCCAGATGAGAGCGCGTCCAATCCCTTCGAAATTTCGTGGAAGGCATGCTCCATCGCATCGGTATCGGTCAGGCGTTCGGCTTCTTGCCGCAGGCGTTGTTCTTCGGCCGCAAGGCGCACGGCATTGGTCTCCGCGACCATTTTTGCGCGTCCTGTTTCCTGGAAGACCTTCAGGGAACGTGCCATTGCGCCAAGTTCATGACGGTTTTCGGCTCCTTCGAAAAGCGTCAGCTCTTCCCCATGGGCGAGTTTTTCCATCGACCAAGCCATCTTACGAACCGCGCCGGCAATCAGCCGGCCCAAATAATAGGACAGCACGAGACCAAGGATGATGAGAGCAGCGCTGATGACCAGCGTCAGCCGCGATGCCGCAAAAACCGTTGTCTCAACCGAGCCATCCAACGTCTTTTGCGTGCCCGAGACGGTGGCCTGCAAAGACTTGAATCCAGTCAATATTTTGGGGGCAAGTTCATTCAGTTCCGTCTCCCGGACGCGCTTTGTCTCCAGCAGGACGTCTCTCATTTCTCCGAGGCGAGCGGTATAATTCTGCATGAGCTGAGCGGCACCCTCGAGGCGTTTTTGCTGCAGCGCATTCTTTGCCGTCTTGGCCGCGCCGTCATTGAGGTCGAGGGCATCGTTGAGTGCGGCTTGGGCGATATCGTAAGCTCCAAGATCACCGGAATGAGCAAAACGCTCCGAATAGTAAAGGCTCCGATTTATTGCTTCCAATGTTGTCGACGTGGCATGCATCAGTTGCAGGTCGTTTTAACGCCAAGCGCTACGCAGAATATCGTTGAGCGCGGCGCTCGTCCAAGGGCCGAATTCGGTGACTTTGGAGATCAGCAAAATGCGTCTGGCTTGCAAGGAGACGATCTTGTCGAAGGCCTTGCTGTAGGCGCCAACCTCCTCGCGGATTTCAGCCATGCCGGTTAGGAGATCCTGGTTGCCGGCAAAACGCGGATCGTTCGCCTCAAATGCGCCAACACCGGCCTTAAGACGCTCGACAAGCGCCTGCGTCGGATTGGAGCGGAACGCCTCGGCCGACATTTGGATGTCGTGCAGCTGGTCGCTGTACTCGGAGATTCCAAGACTTTCGCCAACCGT is drawn from Rhizobium sp. N324 and contains these coding sequences:
- the bhcC gene encoding 3-hydroxy-D-aspartate aldolase BhcC, translated to MNMQANFDGLQVGYDVPALPGMSVEDIQTPCLILDLDALERNIRKMGDYAKAHNMRHRAHGKMHKSVDVMRLQEQLGGAIGVCCQKVSEAEVFVRGGIRDVLVSNQVRDPLKIDRLARLPQQGARIIVCVDDPDNVAELSTAAQKHGTSLDCFVEIDCGAGRCGVTTSSAVVALARAIDAAPGLRFAGIQAYQGAMQHIDKYEDRKLKLDVAIAQVKDAVEALKSGGLEPELVSGGGTGSYYFESNSGVYNELQCGSYAFMDADYGRIQDKDGNRIDKGEWENALFLLTTVMSHAKADKAICDAGLKSQSVDSGLPFVYGRSDVKYVKCTDEHGVIEDPHGVLKINEKLRLVPGHCDPTCNVHDWYVGVRNGKVETLWPVSARGKAY
- the bhcD gene encoding iminosuccinate reductase BhcD, with amino-acid sequence MIIVPERAIADLIGSAECFTAVEQVFAAMARKSAYNFPVVRESIGYADALYGFKSGFDRESLSLGLKSGGFWPKNAEKGLTNHQSTVFLFDADTGRCRAVVGGNLLTALRTAAASAISIKYLAREDAKILGIIGAGHQSTFQLRAAVQQRNFEKVVAWNYHPEMLTRLEDVAKEVGLPFEAVDLHRLGAEADVIISITSSFRPSLMASQVRPGTHLACMGTDTKGKQEVDAKLVAASSLFTDEVAQAITIGECQHAIAAGLIAAEDILEIGAVITGEEKGRRSADDITLFDGTGVGLQDLAVASAVVDLAVSKGVAIEVDF